In Pseudomonas fluorescens, the following are encoded in one genomic region:
- a CDS encoding DUF485 domain-containing protein has protein sequence MTPQEVELIRQHPDFIQLVRRKQKLYWSLSLAMLVIYYGFVLLVAFSPSTLGQSLSGGVTTVGMLVGVVIVGLAFALTGFYVYRANNVIDPLNEKLKQECAR, from the coding sequence ATGACACCCCAGGAAGTAGAACTCATTCGCCAGCACCCGGATTTCATCCAGCTGGTTCGCCGTAAACAGAAGCTGTACTGGTCACTGAGCCTGGCCATGCTGGTGATCTATTACGGCTTCGTGCTGCTGGTGGCTTTCTCCCCTTCTACCCTCGGTCAATCCCTGAGCGGCGGCGTGACCACCGTGGGCATGCTGGTGGGTGTCGTCATCGTCGGGCTGGCCTTTGCGCTGACCGGTTTCTATGTCTATCGCGCCAACAACGTGATCGACCCGCTGAATGAAAAACTCAAGCAGGAGTGCGCCCGATGA